One Sulfolobus sp. S-194 DNA segment encodes these proteins:
- the cutA gene encoding glyceraldehyde dehydrogenase subunit alpha, translating into MYVGQRVKRKEDLKLITGTGRYVDDIEIPGNLYIAILRSSVPHAKLKKIEYSDALKLNGVYGVITGLTIPVENRPRNFPMAKDEILYMGQPIAAVLAKDRYVAVDALDYISYDYEELPAIIDPEEAINSKVKAIENYDNVIYKKIYSGGNAEEAYEKSDVKIEEKLVISRVYAAPMEPRGLVVDYQQDRLTVYASTQSPHYMRSFLLSAFGDKVNDIRVIQADVGGAFGSKLFPYPEDYIAVFAALIYKRPVKLINSRRDDIFSTYHSRGQIHKVKVGTSKDGKINSILDDLIIDLGAGWHGTYLADIPATLITGPYDIKNAKVNVFGVLTNKTPLDQYRGAGRPEAAFVYERIMDIVADELKIDPIELRRKNLIQSTPYKNVMGLTYDSGDYNALLTKAESYYRELEQRAEELRKQGKRVGVGLSFYIEQNNFGPWESASVRLLSNGKVEVVIGAAPHGQGTATGIAQIVADELGISIDDVEVTWGDTDKISNAFGTYGSRSLTLAGNAALLASRKLKENIMRLAAQFMKSDVEELQYKDGKVFNPKTGKSITLKELARKVTSNLGGVWRYKAEPTLEATASFGFDNYTFPYGSHIAMVEVTEEGVVKVLDYVAIDDIGVVVNPMLAEGQVHGGVIQGFGETVLEQIVYDNNGNLLTSTFADYLIPSALESFNMKWLYMEIGKSSAPLPAKGIGEGATIGAPPALIRAIERAIGKRLTTLPVRMEELSK; encoded by the coding sequence GTGTACGTTGGCCAACGTGTTAAAAGGAAAGAAGACCTTAAATTAATAACCGGAACTGGTAGATATGTTGATGATATAGAAATTCCGGGAAATCTTTATATAGCAATTTTAAGAAGTAGTGTTCCTCATGCCAAATTAAAGAAAATAGAGTATAGTGATGCATTAAAACTAAATGGTGTTTATGGAGTAATAACAGGTTTAACAATTCCAGTAGAGAATAGACCAAGAAACTTTCCAATGGCAAAAGATGAAATCCTATACATGGGGCAACCTATAGCAGCCGTCCTAGCTAAAGATCGCTACGTCGCAGTTGATGCTCTCGATTATATTTCGTATGATTATGAAGAATTACCAGCAATTATAGACCCAGAGGAAGCTATAAATAGTAAGGTAAAAGCTATAGAGAATTATGATAATGTAATTTATAAGAAGATTTATTCTGGTGGAAATGCTGAAGAAGCTTATGAAAAATCTGACGTAAAAATTGAGGAGAAATTGGTGATTTCAAGGGTTTACGCTGCACCTATGGAACCTAGAGGGTTAGTAGTAGATTATCAACAAGATAGATTAACAGTATATGCCTCTACACAATCTCCACACTACATGAGGTCATTCTTACTTTCAGCATTCGGAGATAAGGTAAATGATATTAGAGTGATTCAAGCAGATGTTGGTGGAGCCTTCGGTTCAAAACTTTTTCCATATCCAGAAGATTATATAGCTGTATTTGCTGCGTTAATTTACAAAAGACCAGTCAAGCTAATAAATTCTAGGAGAGATGACATATTTTCAACATACCATTCTAGAGGCCAAATACATAAAGTTAAAGTTGGTACTTCTAAGGATGGCAAAATAAATTCTATACTAGATGATTTAATCATTGACCTTGGTGCCGGTTGGCATGGTACTTACTTAGCTGATATTCCAGCAACTCTAATTACCGGTCCTTATGACATTAAGAATGCTAAAGTTAATGTATTTGGTGTGTTAACAAACAAGACCCCTCTTGACCAATACAGAGGTGCTGGAAGACCAGAAGCTGCATTTGTTTATGAGAGAATAATGGATATTGTTGCTGATGAACTAAAGATTGATCCAATTGAATTGAGGAGAAAGAATCTAATTCAATCGACACCTTACAAGAACGTTATGGGTTTAACATACGATAGTGGTGATTATAATGCTTTACTTACTAAGGCCGAAAGTTACTATAGAGAACTGGAACAAAGGGCAGAAGAATTAAGAAAACAAGGAAAGAGAGTTGGTGTTGGTCTTTCATTTTATATTGAGCAAAATAACTTCGGCCCTTGGGAGAGCGCATCAGTTAGACTTCTTTCCAACGGAAAAGTTGAGGTTGTGATAGGTGCGGCACCTCACGGTCAAGGTACGGCGACCGGAATAGCTCAAATAGTGGCTGATGAATTAGGAATTAGTATCGATGATGTTGAAGTCACATGGGGTGACACTGATAAAATATCTAACGCATTTGGAACTTATGGTAGTAGAAGTCTAACATTAGCTGGGAACGCTGCACTCCTTGCAAGTAGAAAATTAAAAGAAAATATCATGAGATTAGCTGCACAATTCATGAAGAGTGATGTTGAAGAACTGCAATATAAAGATGGTAAAGTATTTAACCCTAAGACTGGTAAGTCGATTACACTAAAGGAATTAGCTAGAAAAGTTACAAGTAATCTAGGTGGAGTTTGGAGATATAAAGCAGAACCTACATTAGAGGCTACAGCATCTTTTGGGTTTGACAATTATACATTCCCATATGGTTCACACATAGCTATGGTTGAAGTCACTGAAGAAGGAGTAGTTAAAGTATTGGACTATGTTGCTATAGATGATATTGGTGTCGTTGTTAATCCGATGTTAGCTGAAGGTCAAGTACATGGTGGAGTAATTCAAGGATTTGGAGAGACCGTACTGGAGCAGATTGTTTATGATAATAACGGCAATTTATTAACATCAACATTTGCAGACTATCTAATTCCATCAGCTCTTGAATCGTTTAACATGAAATGGTTATATATGGAAATTGGTAAATCAAGTGCACCATTACCAGCAAAAGGAATAGGTGAAGGTGCTACAATTGGAGCTCCGCCAGCGTTAATTAGGGCTATAGAAAGGGCAATAGGTAAACGATTAACTACCTTGCCGGTAAGAATGGAAGAATTAAGTAAATAA
- a CDS encoding FAD/NAD(P)-binding oxidoreductase — MTLLFMPKVLVLGARFGGLTAAYTLKRLVGKAADIKVINNNRFTYFRPALPHVSVNYMDVEQLKIDLAQALPEKGIQFQEGTVLKIDARNNKVIYRKPDGSETEEEYDYVIVAIGAHLATELVKGWDQYGYSVCEPEYAVKTREKLMNWQGGNIAIGSGLFYQGHNPAPNVPKNFVPNADAACEGPVFEMSLMLSGYFKKKGVWNKTKITVFSPGEYLSDLSPASRKTVAEIYKSMGIELVHNFKIKEIREHEIVSEDGKTIPSDLTILIPPYTGNPALKNSTPDLIDDGGFIPTDLNMVSIKYDNVYAVGDANSLTVPKLGYLAVQTGRIAAQHLATRLGFNVKIDKYYPTIVCVADNPYENFAIAVKDDTWYGGSVSEAIPSTANHIKKELFHKYFIWTKGDMALEKFLASW, encoded by the coding sequence ATCACACTATTATTTATGCCAAAAGTTTTAGTTTTAGGTGCAAGGTTTGGAGGTTTAACAGCAGCATACACATTAAAAAGATTAGTTGGAAAGGCTGCAGATATTAAAGTAATAAATAACAATAGATTTACTTATTTTAGACCAGCATTACCTCACGTATCGGTTAATTACATGGATGTTGAACAGCTAAAAATTGATTTAGCACAAGCATTACCAGAAAAGGGTATTCAGTTCCAAGAGGGTACCGTACTTAAAATCGATGCTAGAAATAATAAAGTAATATATAGGAAACCTGATGGTTCAGAGACAGAAGAAGAGTACGATTACGTTATTGTTGCAATAGGTGCACATTTAGCTACTGAATTGGTTAAAGGTTGGGATCAATATGGTTATAGTGTATGTGAGCCAGAATATGCTGTAAAAACGAGAGAGAAATTAATGAACTGGCAGGGCGGCAATATTGCAATAGGATCTGGATTATTTTATCAAGGGCACAATCCAGCTCCAAACGTTCCAAAGAATTTTGTCCCTAATGCAGATGCGGCATGCGAAGGACCAGTATTTGAAATGAGTCTAATGCTATCTGGCTATTTTAAGAAGAAAGGAGTATGGAATAAGACTAAGATTACGGTATTCTCTCCCGGTGAATACTTATCAGACCTATCACCGGCATCAAGAAAGACTGTAGCTGAAATTTACAAGAGCATGGGTATTGAACTAGTTCACAATTTCAAGATTAAGGAGATTAGAGAGCATGAAATTGTAAGTGAGGATGGAAAGACTATTCCTTCTGACCTAACCATATTAATTCCACCGTATACTGGGAATCCAGCCTTAAAGAACTCTACACCAGACTTAATTGATGATGGCGGTTTCATCCCCACGGATTTAAACATGGTCTCTATTAAGTATGATAATGTATATGCAGTTGGTGATGCCAACTCCTTAACAGTTCCAAAACTGGGCTACTTAGCAGTTCAAACCGGAAGAATTGCAGCACAACATTTAGCTACGAGATTAGGGTTCAACGTAAAGATTGACAAATATTATCCGACAATCGTATGTGTAGCAGATAACCCATATGAGAATTTTGCGATTGCAGTTAAAGATGATACATGGTATGGTGGAAGTGTAAGTGAAGCTATACCTTCAACCGCAAATCATATAAAGAAGGAATTATTCCATAAGTATTTCATTTGGACTAAAGGAGATATGGCGTTAGAAAAGTTCCTAGCGAGCTGGTGA
- a CDS encoding DUF1641 domain-containing protein codes for MEELQLDKLLSEENLSTLNKLLSIFSEAENKYGLLSLVEGAVSDEELIGKVLNSVVTDTTLNLLQKWNNITKMLETLSDEETLGTLLQTLDLMKLLNKSGILDPIKGILQDEDTLGKVMSALVNDNTLNLLSNWNNLLKLLEVVSREDVINNVSELMDLYNKLKSLGLIDVLKGIAEDEDTIGKVMNGIVNDFTMNLLAHWNEIVNDLSRFDLTNFKYYTLLINETGEALKEEKIERITHWWQLLGLLKDPEIQVGLGVVIAVLRHIGKYHMKYIDQNRTITS; via the coding sequence ATGGAGGAGTTACAACTTGACAAACTTTTATCGGAAGAGAACTTATCAACATTAAACAAATTACTTTCAATTTTTTCTGAGGCAGAAAATAAATATGGTTTACTTTCATTGGTTGAAGGTGCTGTTAGTGATGAAGAATTAATAGGGAAGGTACTAAATAGTGTGGTTACTGATACTACTCTAAATCTACTGCAGAAATGGAATAACATAACTAAAATGTTAGAAACTTTAAGCGATGAAGAAACACTAGGGACTCTTTTACAAACACTTGATTTAATGAAACTCCTTAACAAGAGTGGAATATTAGATCCCATAAAAGGGATTTTACAAGATGAAGATACACTAGGAAAAGTGATGTCAGCATTAGTTAATGATAACACGCTCAATTTACTCAGTAATTGGAATAATTTATTAAAACTTCTAGAGGTAGTTTCTAGGGAAGATGTAATAAATAACGTAAGTGAATTAATGGACTTATATAACAAGTTAAAGTCTCTCGGACTAATAGATGTTTTGAAGGGAATTGCTGAAGATGAAGATACTATTGGTAAAGTTATGAATGGAATAGTTAATGATTTCACAATGAATCTTTTAGCTCATTGGAATGAGATTGTTAATGACCTAAGTAGATTTGACTTAACTAACTTTAAGTACTATACTCTTCTAATTAACGAAACTGGTGAAGCATTAAAAGAAGAAAAAATAGAAAGGATTACGCATTGGTGGCAACTTTTAGGCCTATTAAAAGACCCAGAAATTCAAGTAGGTTTAGGAGTTGTAATTGCAGTATTAAGACATATAGGAAAATATCATATGAAATATATTGATCAAAACCGTACTATTACTTCATAA
- a CDS encoding protease pro-enzyme activation domain-containing protein, which translates to MQSKALFLSLFFILSILTPLLTVTQTQYIPPTQLNGFHKIGSLPSNDKVIFTVYIPLKNLGLLYYYAYAVSNPSSPLYHHFLNKTQIEKLFYPTTEYEKVLQYLEENGFNILFTASDSVIVAEGTVAQIESALGVNYAVYSNGSVTYYTVYGLPKLPVYVVSNNITTIFFNHPTTLITQKDLEKFYHTINQTFSIEAYWPTALQKVYNLTFLFNNGYEGQNYTIGILDFYGDPYIVQQLAYFDKITGLPNPPNFTIIPIGPYNPNLGILTGWAGEISLDVEIAHTMAPKANITLYIANLNLPLSAVISYIVAQDKVDVLSQSFSIPESFFSTFNGELFYSCVVLTDEYYAMGVTEGITFLASSGDAGGSGYSNGPIGTVGYPSVSPYVIAVGGTTVYIQFPNGSYYQTAWSNYGFVPNDVNYGGSTGGISIVEPKPWYQSSLSTSVTYPDGREVPEISANANVYPGVYIVLPGNVTGITGGTSESSPLTAGALVTVMSYLHKKLGLITPTLYMIAENSSLYNKVFYPITYGYNIPWVASYGYNLVTGWGTINFGELATTLQTFKPSPSLSIVVNVYNTSGETPEEFFPGEEMLITANITYTGVSVTSGTFFVTIESVYGNTTTVELAYNPTSKEWTATVTLPSTAVGVIFVYVYGSSDGIKGLGYYETFSGYYVQFLNPITGVPFDSNVTQVIEAEIYNVYGTPAPTNQIFTLTLYSYNITSNLYADVGGVTLTYNPHIGAWVGILSSLPPGVILAEANGAYGFDAFMNGIYLQTMFILPDVVVEPGAVGGGQSIVIEGLPEPPSSLLFTNPFTYYDILYGSNITAKLINPSGEVISESRILFNPITDEYEGYLPVPKNAQAGVYTIILNAVYNSFSLGEYITGQFYGQIYITPTYNVPQIETVRYAYEGETINIYANITYPNGTEVKFGMYSADVYPTILSSEYSIISTLIQIPLWYNPSLGLWVGNITLPSSYSLGNLTYFATTYFGVPFEILVTGVSADGIPTTTNISAEHTFYVLPYTQVKGQIIDLGQTYNAYLVDDIIEGNVTLMNDILYNDTIEGHVTIINSNVSLIYVKDSSISIVSSTVDSIYAYNSNVTLIDTTAKFLNLSSSKLTLISSKLISITPSLPIVTITSPKPNSNVTGTITVSYTITGTDISEVEILLNGQLVKTVTVMPSTSPIMGNYSLNTAMYPDGTYNITVVAIQNDGLSSSSSVFVNFENQLSSLNTALSGDVSSINSHISSLGNTLSSDVSALNNNISSAKTYAFVGIVLAIIGIIIGIVALIIRRR; encoded by the coding sequence ATGCAGAGTAAGGCATTATTTCTATCTCTCTTTTTTATATTATCAATCCTAACCCCACTATTAACGGTAACACAAACGCAGTATATTCCTCCAACTCAATTAAACGGCTTTCATAAAATCGGTAGTTTACCTAGTAATGATAAAGTAATATTTACAGTATATATTCCTCTTAAGAACTTAGGACTACTATATTACTATGCTTATGCTGTATCAAACCCATCATCGCCGTTATATCATCACTTTCTAAATAAAACACAAATTGAAAAATTATTTTATCCAACCACAGAATACGAGAAAGTTTTACAATATCTAGAGGAGAATGGTTTTAATATATTGTTTACCGCTTCAGATTCAGTAATTGTAGCTGAAGGAACTGTGGCTCAGATTGAAAGTGCTCTTGGTGTAAATTATGCAGTATATTCTAATGGTTCAGTTACATATTATACCGTTTATGGACTTCCTAAACTACCAGTATATGTGGTATCTAATAATATAACTACAATATTCTTTAACCATCCAACAACTTTAATAACTCAAAAAGATTTAGAAAAATTCTACCACACTATTAATCAAACGTTTTCAATTGAGGCTTATTGGCCAACAGCATTGCAAAAAGTGTATAACTTAACTTTCTTATTTAATAATGGATATGAGGGACAAAACTACACTATTGGAATTTTAGACTTTTATGGTGATCCTTACATTGTACAACAATTAGCATATTTTGATAAAATAACCGGGTTACCAAATCCACCAAACTTTACAATAATTCCTATTGGTCCTTACAATCCAAATCTCGGAATATTAACTGGTTGGGCTGGAGAGATTAGTCTAGATGTTGAAATCGCTCATACAATGGCTCCTAAAGCAAATATAACCTTGTATATTGCTAATCTTAATTTACCTTTATCTGCGGTAATTTCTTACATAGTCGCGCAAGATAAGGTTGATGTGCTTTCTCAAAGTTTTAGCATACCAGAATCGTTTTTCTCTACATTCAATGGCGAACTATTCTACTCATGTGTGGTTTTAACTGATGAATATTATGCTATGGGTGTTACAGAAGGGATAACATTCTTAGCAAGTAGCGGCGATGCTGGAGGAAGTGGTTATAGCAATGGACCTATTGGAACTGTAGGGTATCCTTCAGTATCTCCCTACGTAATAGCTGTAGGAGGTACAACTGTATATATACAATTCCCTAATGGATCTTATTATCAGACTGCTTGGTCAAATTACGGTTTCGTTCCAAATGATGTAAATTATGGTGGTTCAACCGGTGGAATAAGTATTGTTGAACCTAAACCCTGGTATCAATCTAGCTTATCTACTTCAGTAACTTATCCCGACGGAAGAGAGGTCCCAGAAATTTCCGCTAATGCCAACGTATATCCCGGAGTATACATAGTTTTACCAGGTAACGTAACAGGGATAACTGGAGGTACAAGTGAGTCTTCGCCTTTAACTGCTGGAGCTTTAGTTACGGTTATGAGCTATCTCCACAAAAAATTAGGTTTGATTACTCCAACTCTCTACATGATTGCTGAAAATTCATCATTATATAATAAAGTATTCTATCCAATAACTTATGGTTATAACATACCATGGGTCGCGAGTTATGGTTACAACTTAGTCACCGGTTGGGGTACAATAAACTTTGGTGAATTAGCAACTACTTTACAAACATTTAAACCATCGCCTAGCTTATCAATAGTTGTTAACGTTTATAATACCTCTGGTGAAACTCCAGAAGAGTTTTTCCCTGGAGAGGAGATGTTAATAACTGCAAATATTACCTACACTGGTGTTTCAGTAACTTCTGGAACGTTTTTTGTTACTATAGAATCTGTTTATGGTAATACAACTACTGTTGAGTTAGCATATAATCCTACTTCAAAAGAATGGACAGCAACTGTTACTTTACCATCTACAGCTGTTGGTGTTATTTTTGTTTATGTTTATGGTTCATCAGATGGAATTAAAGGGCTAGGCTACTATGAAACATTCTCTGGATATTATGTCCAATTTCTAAATCCAATTACTGGCGTGCCTTTTGATAGTAATGTGACTCAGGTTATAGAGGCTGAGATATATAACGTGTATGGGACTCCAGCACCCACTAATCAGATTTTTACCCTTACTTTATACAGTTATAATATTACTAGCAATTTGTATGCTGATGTAGGTGGAGTGACATTAACTTATAATCCTCATATAGGAGCTTGGGTGGGAATACTATCATCTTTGCCACCTGGAGTAATCTTAGCTGAAGCTAACGGTGCTTATGGTTTTGATGCCTTTATGAACGGAATATATTTGCAAACAATGTTTATACTACCAGATGTAGTTGTTGAACCGGGTGCAGTTGGAGGAGGTCAATCCATAGTTATTGAAGGTCTGCCAGAGCCACCATCATCATTATTGTTTACTAATCCTTTCACCTATTATGATATTTTATACGGTTCTAATATAACTGCAAAGTTGATAAACCCAAGTGGCGAAGTAATTAGTGAGTCTAGAATATTATTTAACCCTATAACGGATGAATACGAAGGTTACTTACCAGTACCTAAGAATGCTCAAGCTGGAGTTTATACAATAATTCTTAACGCGGTTTACAATTCATTTTCACTTGGAGAATATATAACTGGACAGTTTTACGGTCAAATATATATTACACCAACGTATAATGTTCCACAAATTGAAACGGTAAGATATGCTTATGAGGGAGAGACAATTAATATTTATGCTAATATAACATATCCTAACGGTACTGAAGTAAAATTTGGAATGTATTCTGCTGATGTTTACCCAACAATACTCTCTAGTGAGTATTCTATAATAAGTACTCTAATTCAGATACCCTTATGGTATAATCCCTCATTAGGCTTATGGGTAGGCAATATAACTTTACCATCATCATACTCTTTAGGCAATCTAACTTACTTTGCAACAACTTATTTTGGAGTACCATTTGAGATCCTGGTTACTGGGGTCTCAGCTGATGGGATTCCAACAACAACAAACATATCTGCTGAGCATACATTCTATGTCTTACCATATACTCAAGTTAAGGGACAAATAATTGATCTGGGACAAACTTATAACGCTTATTTAGTAGATGATATTATAGAGGGAAATGTCACCTTAATGAATGACATACTTTATAATGATACTATTGAAGGGCACGTGACTATTATAAATTCTAACGTATCTCTTATATATGTAAAAGATTCCAGTATAAGTATTGTATCCTCTACAGTTGATAGTATATATGCTTACAACTCTAACGTCACTTTAATAGATACTACAGCTAAGTTCTTAAACTTAAGTTCATCTAAGCTTACTCTAATTAGCTCAAAGCTGATCAGCATAACACCTTCACTACCGATTGTAACAATTACATCTCCTAAACCGAATTCAAACGTAACTGGTACAATTACAGTATCTTACACAATTACGGGGACTGATATATCTGAGGTTGAAATATTACTAAACGGTCAATTAGTAAAAACAGTTACTGTGATGCCAAGTACATCTCCTATAATGGGCAATTACTCGTTGAATACTGCCATGTATCCAGATGGGACTTACAATATTACTGTTGTGGCTATACAAAATGACGGTCTATCAAGCAGTTCATCAGTATTTGTTAATTTCGAAAACCAGTTATCATCACTAAATACAGCTTTAAGCGGCGATGTAAGCTCGATCAATTCTCACATATCCTCACTAGGAAATACATTAAGTAGTGACGTTAGTGCATTAAATAATAATATAAGTAGTGCAAAGACCTATGCATTTGTAGGTATCGTATTAGCTATAATAGGTATAATAATCGGCATTGTGGCTTTAATAATAAGAAGAAGATAA